A window of the Lysinibacillus irui genome harbors these coding sequences:
- a CDS encoding RNA polymerase sigma factor has protein sequence MEDLSGIYQSYADEVKRFLICLTSDVDLAEELTQETFYQAVKSIHRYNGDCKISVWLCQIAKHTYYNYLKKEKNHHNASVENMMQLGLEIPSNKDLPEVTVIKRSTLISIHKEIHRLQEPYREIFLLRTSIQLSFKEIGEIFDKSENWARVTYYRAKLKLSERIDPHEL, from the coding sequence GTGGAGGATTTAAGTGGAATCTATCAATCTTATGCAGATGAAGTAAAACGGTTTCTTATTTGTTTAACGTCGGATGTAGATTTAGCGGAAGAGTTAACACAAGAAACATTTTATCAAGCGGTTAAGTCAATCCATCGTTATAACGGTGATTGCAAAATATCTGTCTGGCTATGCCAGATTGCTAAACACACTTATTATAACTACTTAAAAAAGGAGAAGAACCATCATAATGCCAGTGTAGAAAATATGATGCAATTGGGTTTAGAAATCCCTTCAAACAAGGATTTACCAGAGGTTACGGTCATAAAGCGCAGTACACTGATTTCTATACATAAAGAAATTCATCGTTTACAGGAGCCATATCGGGAAATCTTTTTACTCAGAACATCGATTCAACTTAGTTTTAAAGAAATTGGTGAGATATTTGATAAAAGTGAAAACTGGGCAAGAGTGACCTATTATCGTGCGAAATTAAAACTATCAGAAAGGATTGATCCGCATGAATTGTAA
- a CDS encoding zf-HC2 domain-containing protein, translating to MNCNIIKDLMPSYMDEICSEETAKAVEEHIEHCEKCQRNLQMMKQPTNNIQVMSKEVTVAKEPFKRINKKRRIQVLIAVMITFMMTIIGAWIVQDVGVVNDIFFPDEWGIATVPDDKEEWEGVKFNDQNYIIFDSIFWRKAIVNHANNEKNVLVRVKDDNDNIVIDAVQVPAGTSVKLEGLKRHEKYYIEIKAPQGKFTINAI from the coding sequence ATGAATTGTAATATTATTAAAGATTTAATGCCATCTTATATGGATGAAATTTGTAGTGAAGAGACTGCAAAAGCTGTTGAAGAACATATAGAACACTGTGAAAAGTGTCAGCGAAACTTACAGATGATGAAGCAACCAACCAATAACATTCAAGTGATGTCAAAAGAAGTAACCGTAGCAAAAGAGCCTTTTAAACGAATTAATAAAAAACGACGTATTCAAGTGCTTATAGCAGTTATGATTACCTTTATGATGACAATAATAGGAGCATGGATCGTACAAGATGTTGGGGTTGTCAATGACATCTTTTTCCCAGATGAGTGGGGAATTGCAACTGTACCGGATGATAAGGAAGAATGGGAGGGTGTAAAGTTTAATGATCAAAACTATATCATATTTGATAGTATTTTTTGGAGAAAAGCAATCGTGAATCATGCGAATAATGAAAAGAACGTGTTAGTAAGAGTAAAAGATGATAACGACAATATAGTCATTGATGCAGTGCAAGTGCCGGCAGGAACAAGTGTGAAATTAGAGGGCTTGAAAAGACATGAAAAATATTATATTGAAATCAAAGCGCCACAAGGTAAATTTACTATTAATGCGATATGA